A stretch of Babylonia areolata isolate BAREFJ2019XMU chromosome 23, ASM4173473v1, whole genome shotgun sequence DNA encodes these proteins:
- the LOC143297602 gene encoding uncharacterized protein LOC143297602, whose translation MPSFTDTSNGYVQWQSARRQAKQLAQDAAIDIIEHYNHVVLNGDRDGHRHTGRYNRQVSGGLSTDQHIAEVESPRVSKKLTPRSQIKKTTTLNAENVDKKGGVFTEGISSLSKQSQFPLTLKRSDIISDNQPDNVKMAREKSRIYLTLSHPGPRTAGSKGDQSAKSVRTLPPPSSYPWADMLSVTEVGRSRSFTMDERAGLATRSTLDSRQTTSDVHPATHSKMAAKHGSQFSLLYPSMTGAPPNTPLQMPLPYKVKAPSVNIVSLDGESVTDSARKHDSRPRLPVPVRNVLGTLSGPVTSGDAKPCSKPGIDLPHLPLRYADSREASFQFTPRERPARVNHFMHSKGRRRLVIGHVKNAKVMSVITADHDKDDTEHSRTAVTDPYANRFQQTSSVTSLGDVYIPVVPQSSEGAHGNSDAEGMGVVVAEPTVMLTVEEEDETTNRNHSLVSNASLLSVPLNIKELSEARPSTEPVTEGAVDKGSDPLPPPDPRGDKASTSPEIASTSLVDTARTVATQTSLPFDPDVESRPTVVKIKTLSMFPDINGQLDGQGESSTEPLLRMTHGEGRLLGLPELKGLHAMDRHLLEDDATGPGSRRKSSGVQNMTFISPLEAWIHGPFHPCQPGDMVHFTPVSTEMVQFTLESQLWLHKCF comes from the exons ATGCCCTCCTTCACAGACACCTCTAATGGCTACGTTCAGTGGCAGAGCGCCCGTCGCCAAGCCAAGCAGCTGGCCCAGGACGCCGCCATCGACATCATCGAGCATTACAACCACGTGGTGCTGAACGGGGACCGGGacggccacagacacacaggccgtTATAACCGTCAGGTCTCTGGAGGGCTGTCCACTGACCAGCATATCGCGGAGGTGGAATCGCCCCGAGTGTCCAAGAAGCTGACGCCCCGGAGCCAGATCAAGAAGACCACCACCCTGAACGCGGAGAACGTGGACAAAAAGGGCGGCGTGTTCACTGAAGGCATTAGTTCCCTCAGCAAACAGTCCCAGTTTCCCCTGACCCTGAAAAGAAGCGACATCATCAGCGACAACCAGCCTGACAACGTTAAAATGGCCCGGGAGAAAAGCAGGATTTACCTGACCCTCAGCCACCCGGGGCCCAGGACCGCCGGCAGTAAGGGAGATCAGTCAGCCAAGAGTGTCAGGActttgccccctccctcctcctacccctggGCAGACATGCTGTCAGTAACGGAGGTTGGTCGGTCCAGGTCCTTCACGATGGATGAGCGTGCAGGGCTGGCCACCCGCTCCACGCTGGACTCCAGGCAGACCACCAGCGACGTGCACCCCGCCACCCACAGCAAGATGGCCGCTAAGCATGGAAGCCAGTTCTCCTTGCTCTACCCAAGCATGACGGGTgccccacccaacaccccgctCCAAATGCCCCTTCCTTACAAAGTCAAAGCCCCCTCTGTGAACATCGTGTCCCTGGATGGGGAGTCGGTCACGGACAGCGCCAGGAAACACGACTCCCGGCCCCGCCTGCCTGTCCCCGTCAGGAACGTGCTGGGCACGCTCAGCGGCCCCGTCACCAGTGGCGATGCCAAACCCTGCAGCAAGCCGGGCATCGAcctgccccacctccccctccgctATGCCGACAGCAGAGAGGCCAGTTTCCAGTTCACCCCCAGGGAGCGCCCAGCCCGCGTGAACCACTTCATGCACAGCAAGGGCCGCAGACGTCTGGTCATCGGCCACGTGAAGAACGCCAAAGTCATGTCCGTCATCACCGCTGACCACGACAAAGACGACACGGAACACAGCAGAACCGCCGTAACTGACCCGTACGCAAACCGGTTCCAACAGACGTCCTCTGTGACGTCACTGGGGGATGTGTACATTCCTGTCGTTCCCCAGTCCAGTGAAGGTGCCCATGGCAACAGTGACGCGGAAggcatgggggtggtggtggcggagccCACCGTCATGCtaacggtggaggaggaggacgaga CGACGAACCGAAACCACAGCCTGGTCAGCAACGCCAGTCTGCTCTCAGTGCCCCTCAACATCAAGGAGCTGAGCGAAGCGCGACCCTCCACTGAGCCCGTCACAGAGGGGGCGGTGGACAAGGGCAGCGACCCTCTGCCTCCGCCTGACCCTCGGGGAGACAAGGCATCCACCAGTCCGGAGATTGCCTCCACCTCCCTCGTGGACACGGCGCGGACCGTCGCCACGCAAACCTCCCTGCCCTTTGACCCTGACGTGGAGTCCCGGCCCACGGTGGTGAAGATCAAGACGCTGAGCATGTTCCCGGACATCAACGGCCAGCTGGACGGGCAGGGGGAAAGCAGCACTGAGCCCTTGCTGAGGATGACCCATGGGGAGGGACGCCTGCTGGGGCTGCCCGAGTTGAAGGGTCTCCACGCCATGGACAGACATCTCCTGGAGGACGACGCCACTGGGCCCGGGTCCAGGAGAAAGTCCAGCGGAGTGCAGAACATGACCTTCATTTCTCCTCTGGAAG CCTGGATACATGGTCCATTTCACCCCTGTCAGCCTGGAGACATGGTCCATTTCACCCCTGTCAGCACAGAGATGGTTCAGTTCACCTTGGAAAGCCAGCTTTGGCTGCACAAGTGTTTCTAG